The Apis mellifera strain DH4 linkage group LG13, Amel_HAv3.1, whole genome shotgun sequence genome includes a region encoding these proteins:
- the LOC411568 gene encoding ribosomal oxygenase 1 isoform X2, protein MLKYHEPVSAFAMYAMKRKNTESSSNSKKLKRKHSSFQDKKVVSIGDTKFKIQEKTKQISMHKNIQGTNKVSINKIPNINKKKNLISKKTNSSIISKKNKLIKKPIHKRQNKNIILISGSKKVEPKKKLKNSVLMVNRALAKMKQIKQKQIKKTRVIKRTIQETTYSNCETSEENHENPVKTSRSMFEWLIYPMKIEEFFEKNWEKTPVHIKRNFPKYYKLLMSTPMLDKILRESYILFTKNIDITSYENGVRETHNPIGRAVPTVVWDYYMNGCSVRMLNPQTYIPKLHSLNATLQEFFGCFIGANSYLTPPNSQGFAPHYDDIEAFILQIEGKKRWRLYKPRNQNEYLPRYSSENFSQFEIGEPILDTIVNEGDLLYFPRGTIHQGETIDNTHSLHITLSVYQKNSWGDFLEKLLPNALTAAIKENYEFRKGLPIDYLRYCGYVHSEIQNNSKDKFKEKIKHLLNKLIDYIDIDEAADLMAKNHIHDFLPPVLSESERECSVTQDGEKMIENGIVNNRVEIEPDTRFRLARSHCIRLIKEDESFKIYYSSENSKEYHEYESQFLEVSEEFIPAIRKMILQYPNFIRVEDLPINGEDNKSCT, encoded by the exons atgctTAAATATCATGAACCAGTATCAGCATTTGCAATGTATGCTATGAAACGCAAAAATACAGAATCATCatcgaattcaaaaaaattaaaaagaaaacatagttcttttcaagataaaaaagtAGTTTCAATCGgtgatacaaaatttaaaatacaagaaaagaCAAAACAAATATCcatgcataaaaatattcaaggaacaaataaagtttcaataaataaaattccaaatataaataaaaaaaagaatttaatatctaaaaaaactaattcatctataatttctaagaaaaataaattaattaaaaaaccaatacataaaagacaaaataagaatataatcttaatttctGGTTCAAAGAAAGTTGaaccaaagaaaaaattaaaaaattctgttttaaTGGTGAATAGAGCTCTtgcaaaaatgaaacaaattaaacaaaaacaaattaaaaaaacaagagTAATAAAAAGGACCATTCAAGAAACTACTTATTCTAATTGTGAAACATCTGAAGAAAATCATGAGAATCCTGTAAAAACAAGTCGTTCAATGTTTGAATGGTTAATATATCCTATGAAAATAGAGGAGTTTTTTGA AAAGAATTGGGAGAAAACACCTGTTCatataaaaaggaattttcctaaatattataaattacttatgTCTACTCCAATgttggataaaatattaagagagtcctatattttatttacaaaaaatattgatattacttCATATGAAAATGGTGTAAGGGAAACTCATAATCCAATTGGTCGTGCAGTTCCAACTGTTGTTTgggattattatatgaatggaTGTTCTGTTCGAATGTTAAATCCACAAACATATATACCAAAATTACATTCATTAAAtg ctACACTTCAAGAATTCTTTGGTTGTTTTATTGGtgcaaattcttatttaacacCACCTAATAGTCAAGGTTTTGCACCACATTATGATGATATTGAagcttttatattacaaattgaagGTAAAAAGAGATGGAGATTATATAAACCACGAAATCAGAATGAATATTTGCCAAGGTATTcttcagaaaatttttcacaatttgagATTGGAGAACCTATATTAGATACAATTGTAAATGAaggagatttattatattttccacgaGGAACAATTCATCAAGGTGAAACTATCGATAATACACATAGTCTTCATATTACATTAAGTGTTTATCAGAAAAATAGTTGGGgtgattttttggaaaaattacttCCAAATGCATTAACAGCTGCTATAAAAGAAAACTATGAATTTCGAAAAGGATTACctattgattatttaagatattgtGGATATGTACATTCTgagattcaaaataattccaaagataaattcaaggaaaaaataaaacatttacttaataaattaatagattacaTTGATATTGATGAAGCTGCAGATTTAATGGcaaaaaatcatattcatGATTTTTTACCACCTGTTCTTTCTGAAAGCGAACGGGAATGTTCTGTTACTCAAGATGgtgaaaaaatgattgaaaatggaATTGTTAACAATAGAGTAGAAATAGAACCTGATACTAGATTTCGGTTAGCAAGATCTCATTGTATAAG attaattaaagaagatgaatcatttaaaatatattattcaagtgAAAATTCTAAAGAATATCATGAATATGAATCACAATTTTTAGAAGTTAGTGAAGAATTTATACCTGCTattcgaaaaatgatattgcaaTATCCTAATTTTATACGTGTAGAAGACTTGCCAATTAATGGTGAAGACAATaag
- the LOC411568 gene encoding ribosomal oxygenase 1 isoform X1 has translation MLKYHEPVSAFAMYAMKRKNTESSSNSKKLKRKHSSFQDKKVVSIGDTKFKIQEKTKQISMHKNIQGTNKVSINKIPNINKKKNLISKKTNSSIISKKNKLIKKPIHKRQNKNIILISGSKKVEPKKKLKNSVLMVNRALAKMKQIKQKQIKKTRVIKRTIQETTYSNCETSEENHENPVKTSRSMFEWLIYPMKIEEFFEKNWEKTPVHIKRNFPKYYKLLMSTPMLDKILRESYILFTKNIDITSYENGVRETHNPIGRAVPTVVWDYYMNGCSVRMLNPQTYIPKLHSLNATLQEFFGCFIGANSYLTPPNSQGFAPHYDDIEAFILQIEGKKRWRLYKPRNQNEYLPRYSSENFSQFEIGEPILDTIVNEGDLLYFPRGTIHQGETIDNTHSLHITLSVYQKNSWGDFLEKLLPNALTAAIKENYEFRKGLPIDYLRYCGYVHSEIQNNSKDKFKEKIKHLLNKLIDYIDIDEAADLMAKNHIHDFLPPVLSESERECSVTQDGEKMIENGIVNNRVEIEPDTRFRLARSHCIRLIKEDESFKIYYSSENSKEYHEYESQFLEVSEEFIPAIRKMILQYPNFIRVEDLPINGEDNKIQIVKDLWEKCLIVTDNPLCILE, from the exons atgctTAAATATCATGAACCAGTATCAGCATTTGCAATGTATGCTATGAAACGCAAAAATACAGAATCATCatcgaattcaaaaaaattaaaaagaaaacatagttcttttcaagataaaaaagtAGTTTCAATCGgtgatacaaaatttaaaatacaagaaaagaCAAAACAAATATCcatgcataaaaatattcaaggaacaaataaagtttcaataaataaaattccaaatataaataaaaaaaagaatttaatatctaaaaaaactaattcatctataatttctaagaaaaataaattaattaaaaaaccaatacataaaagacaaaataagaatataatcttaatttctGGTTCAAAGAAAGTTGaaccaaagaaaaaattaaaaaattctgttttaaTGGTGAATAGAGCTCTtgcaaaaatgaaacaaattaaacaaaaacaaattaaaaaaacaagagTAATAAAAAGGACCATTCAAGAAACTACTTATTCTAATTGTGAAACATCTGAAGAAAATCATGAGAATCCTGTAAAAACAAGTCGTTCAATGTTTGAATGGTTAATATATCCTATGAAAATAGAGGAGTTTTTTGA AAAGAATTGGGAGAAAACACCTGTTCatataaaaaggaattttcctaaatattataaattacttatgTCTACTCCAATgttggataaaatattaagagagtcctatattttatttacaaaaaatattgatattacttCATATGAAAATGGTGTAAGGGAAACTCATAATCCAATTGGTCGTGCAGTTCCAACTGTTGTTTgggattattatatgaatggaTGTTCTGTTCGAATGTTAAATCCACAAACATATATACCAAAATTACATTCATTAAAtg ctACACTTCAAGAATTCTTTGGTTGTTTTATTGGtgcaaattcttatttaacacCACCTAATAGTCAAGGTTTTGCACCACATTATGATGATATTGAagcttttatattacaaattgaagGTAAAAAGAGATGGAGATTATATAAACCACGAAATCAGAATGAATATTTGCCAAGGTATTcttcagaaaatttttcacaatttgagATTGGAGAACCTATATTAGATACAATTGTAAATGAaggagatttattatattttccacgaGGAACAATTCATCAAGGTGAAACTATCGATAATACACATAGTCTTCATATTACATTAAGTGTTTATCAGAAAAATAGTTGGGgtgattttttggaaaaattacttCCAAATGCATTAACAGCTGCTATAAAAGAAAACTATGAATTTCGAAAAGGATTACctattgattatttaagatattgtGGATATGTACATTCTgagattcaaaataattccaaagataaattcaaggaaaaaataaaacatttacttaataaattaatagattacaTTGATATTGATGAAGCTGCAGATTTAATGGcaaaaaatcatattcatGATTTTTTACCACCTGTTCTTTCTGAAAGCGAACGGGAATGTTCTGTTACTCAAGATGgtgaaaaaatgattgaaaatggaATTGTTAACAATAGAGTAGAAATAGAACCTGATACTAGATTTCGGTTAGCAAGATCTCATTGTATAAG attaattaaagaagatgaatcatttaaaatatattattcaagtgAAAATTCTAAAGAATATCATGAATATGAATCACAATTTTTAGAAGTTAGTGAAGAATTTATACCTGCTattcgaaaaatgatattgcaaTATCCTAATTTTATACGTGTAGAAGACTTGCCAATTAATGGTGAAGACAATaag aTACAAATAGTCAAAGATCTTTGGGAAAAATGTCTTATAGTAACAGATAATCCATTATGTATATTggaataa